The Variovorax paradoxus B4 genome includes a region encoding these proteins:
- a CDS encoding DUF2783 domain-containing protein → MPQATTAHLTTAPNIDAPDDFYEALIDAHQGLSTDESHAFNARLVLVLANHIGWLPVLHDALAAARRS, encoded by the coding sequence ATGCCGCAAGCCACCACCGCGCACCTGACGACCGCACCCAACATCGATGCCCCGGATGATTTCTACGAGGCCCTGATCGACGCCCACCAAGGCCTCTCCACGGACGAAAGCCACGCCTTCAATGCGCGGCTGGTGCTCGTCCTGGCCAATCACATCGGATGGCTGCCCGTGCTGCACGATGCGCTCGCCGCTGCAAGACGCAGCTGA
- a CDS encoding FAD-dependent oxidoreductase, with protein MQLNELAFRKGEAVDYQKLAFDYARHPDQDAATPVRRPVVVVGAGPVGLALAIDLAQREIPVILLDNDNTLSAGSRAICFAKRTLEIFDRLGCGDRMVDKGVSWNVGRVFFRNEEIYSFDLLPETGHARPAFINLQQYYVEGFLAERAAELPLIDLRWKNKVTGVAQHADHVTLTVETPDGPYQLDADYAAACDGSRSSMRGLLGLESKGRQFKDRFLIADVKMKLDRPAERWFWFDPEFHRNQSVLLHMQPDNVWRIDFQLGWDADPEEEKKPENIIPRVKALLGEDAQFDLEWASVYTFSCLRMDRFRQGRVFFAGDSAHGVSPFGARGANSGVQDAENLAWKLAAVLQHRAPDALLDSYGHEREYAADENILNSTRATDFITPKSEISRLFRDAVLELAKSHAFARTLVNSGRLSVPATLRTSALNTPDADAFEGGMVPGAVAADAPVIRADGKAGWLLQEAGKGTFTALVFGDGETADRAARAAAEAGAAAGVPVATVRIPIDEAHALAARRYGARPGTVYLLRPDQHVCGRWRQADTGLVRAALDRALCCNA; from the coding sequence ATGCAACTGAATGAACTTGCGTTCCGCAAGGGGGAAGCCGTCGACTACCAGAAGCTGGCGTTCGACTACGCCCGCCATCCCGACCAGGACGCCGCGACGCCGGTGCGCCGCCCGGTGGTCGTCGTCGGCGCAGGCCCGGTCGGGTTGGCGCTGGCCATCGATCTGGCGCAGCGCGAGATTCCGGTGATCCTTCTGGACAACGACAACACGCTGTCCGCCGGCTCCCGCGCCATCTGCTTCGCGAAGCGCACGCTCGAGATCTTCGATCGGCTCGGTTGCGGCGACCGCATGGTCGACAAGGGCGTGTCGTGGAACGTCGGCCGCGTGTTCTTCAGGAACGAGGAGATCTACAGCTTCGACCTGCTGCCGGAAACGGGACATGCGCGCCCAGCCTTCATCAACCTGCAGCAGTACTACGTGGAAGGTTTCCTGGCGGAGCGCGCGGCCGAGCTGCCGCTGATCGACCTGCGCTGGAAGAACAAGGTCACGGGCGTCGCGCAGCATGCGGATCACGTCACGTTGACGGTCGAGACCCCCGACGGACCGTACCAGCTCGATGCCGACTATGCTGCGGCCTGCGATGGGAGCCGCTCGAGCATGCGCGGGCTGCTTGGGCTGGAAAGCAAGGGCCGCCAGTTCAAGGACCGCTTCCTGATCGCCGACGTGAAGATGAAGCTCGACCGGCCCGCCGAACGCTGGTTCTGGTTCGATCCCGAATTCCATCGCAACCAGAGCGTGCTGCTGCACATGCAGCCCGACAACGTCTGGCGCATCGACTTCCAGCTCGGCTGGGACGCCGATCCCGAAGAAGAAAAGAAGCCCGAGAACATCATTCCGCGCGTCAAGGCCCTGCTGGGCGAGGACGCGCAGTTCGATCTCGAATGGGCGAGCGTCTACACCTTCTCCTGCCTGCGGATGGATCGGTTCCGGCAGGGCCGCGTGTTCTTCGCCGGGGATTCGGCGCACGGCGTCTCCCCGTTCGGCGCCCGCGGCGCCAACTCGGGCGTGCAGGACGCGGAGAACCTGGCGTGGAAGCTTGCCGCGGTCCTGCAGCACCGGGCGCCCGACGCGCTGCTCGACAGCTATGGCCACGAACGCGAATACGCGGCCGACGAAAACATCCTCAACTCGACGCGCGCCACCGACTTCATCACGCCCAAGAGCGAGATCAGCAGGCTGTTCCGGGATGCGGTGCTCGAACTCGCAAAGTCCCACGCCTTTGCGCGCACCCTGGTGAACAGCGGCCGGCTGTCCGTGCCGGCCACGCTGCGCACCTCCGCCCTGAACACGCCGGACGCCGACGCCTTCGAAGGGGGCATGGTGCCGGGCGCCGTGGCGGCGGACGCGCCGGTGATCCGCGCCGATGGCAAGGCGGGCTGGCTGCTGCAGGAAGCAGGCAAGGGCACGTTCACGGCGCTGGTGTTCGGCGACGGCGAGACAGCGGACCGCGCGGCACGCGCTGCGGCCGAAGCGGGCGCCGCTGCAGGCGTGCCCGTCGCGACGGTGCGTATCCCGATCGATGAAGCGCATGCGCTGGCGGCCCGGCGCTACGGCGCGAGGCCCGGCACGGTCTACCTGCTACGCCCCGACCAGCATGTGTGCGGACGCTGGCGCCAGGCCGACACCGGCCTCGTGCGTGCCGCGCTTGATCGCGCGCTTTGCTGCAACGCCTGA
- a CDS encoding MBL fold metallo-hydrolase: MNTPKKFASQADLEEKTVSFTKLSEHAWAYTAEGDPNTGIIVGDDAVLVADTQATPAMAQDVVRRIREVTDKPIKYVVLTHYHAVRVLGASGFNPQQIISSQDTRDLIVERGEQDKASEIGRFPRLFQNVETVPPGLTWPTLTFTGKMTLWLGKLEVQLLQLGRGHTKGDTVVWLPQDRVLLSGDLVEFDATPYAGDAYFKDWPQTLENIAALKPAALVPGRGPALLGEEQVAAGLKATGGFIADVRACVEAGVAAGKDLHAVYQDTFATLKPKYGHWVIFDHCMPFDVTRCYDEATRYPDPRIWTAERDIEMWKTLEG; encoded by the coding sequence ATGAACACCCCCAAGAAATTCGCCTCCCAGGCCGACCTCGAAGAGAAGACGGTCAGCTTCACAAAGCTCTCGGAACACGCCTGGGCCTACACGGCCGAGGGCGACCCGAACACCGGCATCATCGTGGGGGACGACGCCGTGCTCGTGGCGGACACCCAGGCCACGCCAGCGATGGCGCAAGACGTGGTCAGGCGCATCCGCGAGGTGACGGACAAGCCGATCAAGTACGTCGTCCTGACCCACTATCACGCGGTGCGCGTGCTGGGCGCGAGTGGCTTCAATCCGCAGCAGATCATTTCGAGCCAGGACACCCGTGACCTGATCGTTGAACGCGGAGAACAGGACAAGGCGAGCGAGATCGGGCGCTTCCCGCGCCTGTTCCAGAACGTCGAGACCGTGCCACCGGGGCTGACATGGCCCACCCTGACCTTCACCGGCAAGATGACGCTGTGGCTGGGCAAGCTCGAGGTGCAACTGCTGCAGCTCGGACGCGGCCACACCAAGGGCGACACCGTGGTCTGGCTGCCGCAGGACCGGGTGCTGCTCAGCGGCGACCTGGTCGAGTTCGACGCCACGCCCTACGCGGGCGATGCCTATTTCAAGGATTGGCCACAGACGCTCGAGAACATTGCAGCGCTGAAGCCTGCCGCGCTGGTTCCAGGCCGCGGCCCCGCTCTGCTGGGCGAGGAGCAGGTGGCCGCCGGCCTCAAAGCCACCGGCGGTTTCATTGCCGACGTGCGCGCCTGCGTCGAGGCCGGCGTGGCCGCCGGCAAGGACCTCCATGCGGTCTACCAGGACACCTTCGCCACCCTCAAGCCCAAGTACGGCCACTGGGTCATCTTCGACCACTGCATGCCGTTCGACGTGACGCGCTGCTACGACGAGGCCACCCGGTACCCCGACCCGCGCATCTGGACGGCCGAGCGCGACATCGAGATGTGGAAGACGCTGGAGGGCTGA
- a CDS encoding IclR family transcriptional regulator, which yields MRDSHPGEAAKEDKGQRAVQAIEVGGRLLLALAGSQTPLTLRDLSSRSGLPASRAHPYLVSFGKLGLIEQESETGRYALGPAALQLGLTCLHQLDPVRVALPIARQLAASTGHAVAVAIWGNFGPTIIRMIEAREPLHVSMRAGTVMSILGTATGRAFAAVLPAERIEKAMAVALGDPEDRRAPLLKPKARELLEAVAEFRDHGVTRAEGKPIPGINAFSAPVLDHDGEPVVVITALGHRDSFSADWNSSAATAVRHAAAEASSRLGWRNV from the coding sequence ATGCGAGACAGCCATCCCGGAGAAGCCGCGAAGGAAGACAAGGGGCAGCGTGCCGTTCAGGCGATCGAGGTGGGGGGGCGACTGCTGCTTGCCTTGGCCGGCAGCCAGACGCCCTTGACGCTCAGGGACCTCTCGAGCCGATCCGGACTGCCCGCTTCACGCGCGCACCCATACCTGGTGAGCTTCGGCAAGCTCGGGTTGATCGAACAGGAATCCGAAACCGGCCGCTATGCGCTCGGCCCGGCCGCATTGCAGTTGGGACTGACATGCCTGCACCAGCTGGACCCGGTCCGGGTTGCATTGCCCATCGCCCGGCAGCTTGCAGCGTCGACCGGGCATGCGGTCGCGGTAGCCATCTGGGGCAACTTCGGGCCGACGATCATTCGCATGATCGAGGCGCGCGAACCGCTGCACGTGTCCATGCGCGCTGGAACCGTGATGTCCATACTCGGCACGGCCACCGGCCGCGCCTTTGCGGCCGTGCTGCCCGCCGAACGCATCGAGAAGGCCATGGCAGTAGCGCTCGGTGACCCGGAAGACCGGAGGGCGCCGTTGCTGAAGCCGAAGGCCAGGGAACTCCTGGAGGCTGTAGCTGAGTTTCGTGACCATGGCGTCACACGCGCCGAAGGAAAGCCGATCCCCGGCATCAACGCTTTCAGTGCCCCCGTCCTTGATCACGACGGCGAACCTGTTGTCGTGATTACGGCGCTGGGGCATCGGGACAGTTTTTCGGCGGACTGGAATTCCAGTGCCGCGACAGCCGTTCGCCATGCGGCAGCGGAAGCATCCAGCCGTCTTGGATGGCGAAACGTCTGA
- a CDS encoding IclR family transcriptional regulator has translation MDTSQKRSKRSSAQADSPEDQGDVDGRLFVGSMEKGMRVLELFNEHPSTLSIGDIAQHTGMGRSAAQRFVYTLHRLGYLSKDSESKKYLPSLKLLGLVRGIHRHHPQRELAYPLLEKLARETRETVSWVELDGDEVVVLLNIPGSHITAINLPAGSRFPALTSSSGQVLLSQAPQAQLLKMLDALPPEMRARFGSRSRSEVLSIFRKAAEDGHSFTEKNFGDDGVSVSVPVTDFSGRPIAALNISTVRSRYSIAQARELILPRLERAAREASI, from the coding sequence GTGGACACGTCTCAAAAGCGCTCGAAGCGCTCCTCCGCCCAGGCCGATTCGCCCGAAGATCAAGGCGATGTCGATGGACGCCTGTTCGTCGGTTCGATGGAAAAGGGGATGCGCGTCCTCGAGCTGTTCAACGAACACCCCTCCACCCTTTCGATCGGCGACATTGCGCAGCACACAGGCATGGGCCGCAGCGCGGCGCAGCGCTTCGTCTACACGCTCCACCGGCTTGGCTACCTCAGCAAGGACAGCGAGTCGAAAAAGTACCTGCCCTCCCTGAAGCTGCTGGGCCTGGTGCGCGGCATCCATCGCCATCATCCGCAACGGGAACTGGCGTACCCGTTGCTCGAGAAGCTCGCCAGGGAGACGCGCGAGACGGTGTCGTGGGTGGAACTGGACGGAGACGAGGTGGTCGTGCTGCTGAACATCCCCGGGTCGCACATCACGGCCATCAATCTTCCGGCCGGAAGCCGCTTTCCTGCGCTCACCTCTTCCTCCGGCCAGGTGCTTCTCTCGCAGGCTCCGCAGGCACAGCTGTTGAAGATGCTTGACGCCCTGCCTCCCGAGATGCGGGCCCGCTTCGGCAGCCGCAGCCGCTCCGAGGTGCTCTCCATTTTCCGCAAGGCAGCGGAAGACGGGCATTCATTCACCGAGAAGAATTTCGGCGATGACGGCGTGTCCGTGTCCGTACCGGTGACGGATTTCTCGGGGCGCCCGATCGCCGCGCTCAACATATCGACCGTACGGTCGCGCTACAGCATCGCGCAGGCGCGCGAACTGATACTCCCCCGGCTCGAACGGGCGGCACGCGAAGCTTCCATCTGA
- a CDS encoding AMP-binding protein, with the protein MASLSEETIGELLARRARSNPGDVYCTFRGERISLGMLDRRVNQVATLLKSQGLRKGDRVGVMLPSHPDHLYLIFALARLGMVRVPINAHLLGAPLAHLLGELAPQAIVADGAYRVALEELASDLPQVIWRNGIDGEFDRFAACYEDDAAPAVKTDEIIALSPSSGTTGAPKGVLKSDRHLRAGPMAILRLTEAAPGDVFLFWEALHHGSGVAVAIAALMGGFQLAMLERFSASGFWDDVRRHQATHIHYLGSVLPMLLKQPERPNDREHGVRIAWGGGCPADVWHAFAERFGVSMREGYGLSELITFVTANIDGPPGSIGKPLSYYEISLLADDGSPVAPGAKGEIAIRALDPRLGFLGYFRNPQADAAARRGDLFLSGDLAHRDANGHLFYAGRKKDMLRRRGINIAAWDVESVFAQHDAVAEVALVGVPSELGEDELKLFVRLREGASITPLELIRWCSGKLPYFQMPRYVEFIDAFPKTPTQRIQKKELSRSVTGVWDADAAGFRAVRH; encoded by the coding sequence ATGGCTTCGCTCAGCGAGGAAACCATCGGCGAGCTGCTCGCTCGCCGCGCCCGCTCCAATCCGGGAGACGTCTACTGCACCTTCAGGGGCGAGCGCATCAGCCTCGGGATGCTCGACCGGCGTGTGAATCAGGTGGCCACCCTGCTGAAGTCGCAAGGCCTGCGAAAAGGCGACCGGGTCGGCGTCATGCTGCCCAGCCATCCCGATCACCTCTACCTGATCTTTGCGCTGGCGCGGCTGGGCATGGTTCGCGTACCGATCAACGCGCACCTGCTGGGCGCGCCGCTGGCCCACCTGCTCGGCGAGCTCGCGCCGCAGGCCATCGTCGCCGACGGTGCCTACCGCGTTGCGCTCGAGGAACTCGCAAGCGACCTGCCCCAGGTGATCTGGCGCAACGGCATCGACGGGGAGTTCGACCGCTTCGCGGCCTGCTACGAAGACGATGCCGCGCCAGCCGTGAAGACCGACGAGATCATCGCGCTCAGCCCGAGTTCGGGCACCACCGGCGCACCCAAGGGCGTGCTGAAGTCCGACCGCCACCTGCGCGCCGGACCGATGGCCATCCTTCGCCTGACGGAGGCCGCACCGGGTGACGTCTTCCTGTTCTGGGAGGCGCTGCACCACGGCTCCGGCGTGGCCGTCGCGATTGCCGCACTGATGGGCGGTTTCCAGCTGGCCATGCTGGAGCGCTTCAGCGCCTCGGGATTTTGGGACGACGTTCGCCGCCACCAGGCCACGCACATCCACTACCTGGGCAGCGTGCTGCCGATGCTGCTGAAACAGCCGGAGCGCCCGAACGACCGTGAGCACGGCGTGCGCATCGCCTGGGGAGGCGGCTGTCCCGCCGATGTGTGGCACGCATTCGCCGAGCGTTTCGGCGTGTCGATGCGGGAGGGCTACGGACTCTCCGAACTCATCACCTTCGTCACGGCCAACATCGACGGACCACCGGGCTCCATCGGCAAGCCGCTGTCGTACTACGAGATCTCGCTGCTCGCCGACGACGGGTCGCCGGTCGCGCCGGGTGCCAAGGGCGAAATCGCCATTCGCGCGCTCGACCCGCGCCTGGGCTTCCTGGGCTACTTCAGGAACCCGCAGGCCGACGCCGCCGCGCGCCGCGGCGATCTGTTCTTGAGCGGCGATCTCGCGCACCGCGATGCGAACGGCCATCTCTTCTACGCGGGGCGCAAGAAGGACATGCTGCGGCGCCGCGGGATCAACATTGCGGCCTGGGACGTGGAGAGCGTCTTCGCGCAGCACGATGCGGTGGCCGAAGTGGCACTGGTCGGCGTGCCCAGCGAGCTTGGCGAAGACGAACTCAAGCTGTTCGTGCGCCTGCGCGAGGGGGCCAGCATCACGCCGCTCGAGCTGATCCGCTGGTGCAGCGGCAAGCTGCCGTACTTCCAGATGCCACGCTACGTCGAGTTCATCGATGCCTTCCCCAAGACACCGACGCAGCGGATCCAGAAGAAGGAGCTGTCTCGCAGCGTCACGGGTGTGTGGGACGCCGACGCCGCCGGCTTTCGCGCGGTCAGGCACTGA
- a CDS encoding Bug family tripartite tricarboxylate transporter substrate binding protein → MASSLAFCAWAQAGLADKPITLVVAFPAGGGVDVVGRILAQGMAQKLKLSVVVDNKAGASGAIGAQFVKRAAPDGHTLLMAPTTSYVMSEKMSSAEAVGYEIAKDFRPVATVGELPLVMLASKASGITSYAELSAKARQQPGKLAYGSSGNGSTEHIVTEWFRQQAAIELLHVPYRGSAPAMADLFAGEIQFMVTTSPTALTNLASGKVVAVGVASPQRLAIFPGLPTFAEQGLPQFVAASVYAVLAPKGTPDDVVATLNAVLNEALEDEAVKRRFAQLGVEAVHSTPAQARERLQNESNKWEQVVQRIKVAR, encoded by the coding sequence ATGGCTTCCAGCCTCGCCTTCTGCGCATGGGCCCAGGCCGGCCTCGCCGACAAGCCCATCACCTTGGTCGTGGCCTTCCCGGCCGGCGGCGGCGTCGATGTGGTCGGGCGCATCCTTGCCCAAGGCATGGCACAGAAGCTGAAGCTGTCCGTGGTGGTGGACAACAAGGCGGGCGCCTCCGGTGCGATCGGCGCGCAGTTCGTCAAGCGCGCGGCGCCGGACGGCCACACGCTTCTCATGGCACCGACCACCTCGTATGTCATGTCCGAAAAGATGTCCAGCGCCGAGGCCGTCGGCTACGAAATCGCCAAGGACTTCAGGCCGGTGGCCACGGTCGGCGAGCTGCCCCTGGTCATGCTCGCGTCGAAGGCGAGCGGAATCACCTCGTATGCGGAACTGTCCGCCAAGGCCAGGCAGCAGCCGGGCAAGCTCGCCTACGGCTCGTCGGGCAACGGCTCGACCGAACACATCGTCACCGAGTGGTTCCGGCAGCAGGCGGCCATTGAACTGCTGCACGTGCCCTACCGGGGTTCTGCGCCGGCGATGGCCGACCTGTTTGCGGGCGAGATCCAGTTCATGGTGACCACCTCGCCGACGGCGCTCACCAACCTGGCCTCGGGAAAGGTGGTGGCCGTGGGCGTGGCGAGCCCGCAGCGCTTGGCCATTTTCCCGGGGCTGCCCACCTTTGCGGAGCAGGGCCTGCCGCAGTTCGTCGCCGCCTCGGTGTATGCGGTGCTGGCGCCCAAGGGGACGCCCGACGACGTGGTCGCCACGCTGAATGCGGTGCTCAACGAGGCGCTGGAAGACGAGGCGGTCAAGCGCCGCTTCGCCCAGCTCGGCGTCGAGGCCGTTCACAGCACGCCCGCCCAGGCGCGCGAACGGCTGCAGAACGAATCGAACAAGTGGGAGCAGGTGGTGCAGCGAATCAAGGTTGCCCGCTAG
- a CDS encoding enoyl-CoA hydratase/isomerase family protein — MTETPSSTQPCLTLAIDNGVALITMDRPHAMNAFDRTQRELFQSALLSADADAQVRAIVITGAGKAFCAGQDQHESAAMDAAGSAARIDSYMALYEVLRALGKPVIARINGVAAGAGLQIALMADLRIASTQARFGMTEFKVGSAAIFGSTLLNSIIGEAAMKRLVLLAEIVPAAQSLALGLVHEVVDDARLDERVAEICAQMSQWSPTSVAITKSWWKEMGDEMFAKAAAAARRGHAINFASGAYSLGARKFTERKQAKPAGI; from the coding sequence ATGACTGAAACACCCTCCTCCACGCAACCTTGCCTCACTCTTGCCATCGACAACGGCGTCGCGCTGATCACGATGGATCGCCCGCACGCCATGAACGCGTTCGACCGCACGCAGCGCGAACTCTTCCAGTCCGCCCTGTTGTCGGCCGATGCCGACGCGCAGGTGCGCGCGATCGTGATCACCGGCGCGGGCAAGGCTTTCTGCGCGGGACAAGACCAGCACGAGAGCGCCGCCATGGACGCGGCGGGCTCGGCCGCGCGGATCGACAGCTACATGGCCCTCTATGAAGTGCTCCGTGCGCTCGGCAAACCGGTCATCGCACGGATCAACGGCGTGGCGGCCGGCGCAGGACTGCAGATCGCGCTCATGGCCGACCTTCGCATCGCTTCCACCCAGGCGCGCTTCGGCATGACGGAATTCAAGGTGGGCTCTGCGGCAATCTTCGGCAGCACGTTGCTCAACTCGATCATCGGCGAGGCCGCGATGAAGCGGCTCGTGCTGCTCGCCGAGATCGTGCCGGCCGCGCAGTCCCTCGCGCTCGGGCTGGTCCATGAAGTCGTGGACGACGCTCGCCTGGACGAACGGGTGGCGGAAATCTGCGCGCAGATGTCGCAGTGGTCGCCAACCTCCGTGGCCATCACCAAATCGTGGTGGAAGGAGATGGGCGACGAGATGTTCGCCAAGGCCGCGGCCGCGGCCCGCCGTGGCCATGCCATCAATTTCGCGTCCGGCGCCTACTCGCTCGGCGCAAGGAAATTCACCGAACGCAAGCAGGCGAAGCCCGCCGGGATCTAG
- a CDS encoding FAD-dependent oxidoreductase, producing the protein MQDKTFGYRIAKTIDADVAVCGGGVAGAMAAVAAARAGASVVLVERYGFLGGNATAGAVAQFNSWQTANGRRVVAGLADEVVARLGRYGGAGEHATFVMSTGHRMDRVEYAPEVLKLVLDDMVQEAGVRPLLHASVLDVRVTGRHIDSVHVLTKSGVVELRAQVLIDASGDIDALQRAGATFLELDDGEALQPATMMFRFGPIDFARFEALSKTEIAALARRGYDDGQLARAALHSSRDPFSADGWFNIGRLGIDATDAMALGAAEIEGRRQAWKAAQYLRRCVPGCEEGQLRAFGTQVGVRETRRIVGDHVLTSEELLRPEQFPDAIAAGAYPIDIHPAAGGELRYEGLGGDHAYQIPYRSLIPVGFDNALAVGRGVSATHSAHAAIRVMTISMAVGQAAGVAAAMAAQPKQYGKVRAVPMSALRERLLADGAQLA; encoded by the coding sequence ATGCAAGACAAGACCTTCGGCTATCGCATCGCGAAGACGATCGACGCGGATGTGGCCGTCTGCGGTGGCGGCGTTGCAGGCGCCATGGCGGCGGTTGCGGCCGCGCGTGCCGGTGCTTCGGTGGTGCTGGTCGAACGCTACGGCTTTCTCGGCGGCAATGCCACGGCCGGCGCCGTCGCGCAGTTCAACAGCTGGCAAACCGCCAACGGACGCCGGGTGGTCGCGGGGCTGGCCGACGAGGTCGTGGCGCGGCTCGGCCGCTACGGCGGCGCCGGCGAGCACGCCACCTTCGTGATGTCGACGGGCCACAGGATGGACCGCGTCGAATACGCGCCGGAAGTGCTCAAGCTGGTACTGGACGACATGGTCCAGGAGGCCGGTGTGCGCCCGCTGCTGCATGCCAGCGTGCTCGACGTCCGGGTGACGGGTCGGCACATCGATTCCGTGCACGTGCTGACCAAGAGCGGCGTGGTCGAGCTGCGCGCGCAAGTGCTGATCGACGCCTCGGGCGATATCGATGCGCTCCAACGCGCAGGCGCCACCTTCCTCGAACTCGACGATGGCGAGGCGCTGCAGCCGGCCACGATGATGTTTCGCTTCGGACCGATCGACTTCGCGCGTTTCGAAGCACTGTCGAAGACCGAGATTGCCGCCCTGGCGCGGCGCGGCTACGACGACGGGCAGTTGGCGCGCGCCGCCTTGCATTCGAGCCGTGATCCGTTCAGCGCCGACGGCTGGTTCAACATCGGCCGCCTCGGCATCGATGCCACGGACGCCATGGCGCTGGGTGCCGCCGAGATCGAAGGCCGGCGCCAGGCCTGGAAAGCGGCCCAGTACCTGCGGCGATGCGTGCCGGGCTGTGAAGAAGGCCAGTTGCGTGCGTTCGGCACCCAGGTCGGCGTGCGCGAAACGCGGCGCATCGTCGGCGACCATGTCCTGACCAGCGAGGAACTGCTGCGCCCGGAACAGTTCCCCGATGCGATTGCCGCCGGCGCGTATCCGATCGACATCCATCCGGCCGCTGGCGGCGAACTGCGCTACGAAGGGCTCGGCGGCGATCACGCCTATCAGATCCCCTACCGCAGCCTGATTCCGGTCGGTTTCGACAATGCGCTGGCGGTCGGGCGCGGCGTCTCGGCGACGCACAGCGCACATGCGGCGATCCGCGTGATGACCATCTCGATGGCCGTGGGCCAGGCAGCCGGCGTGGCGGCGGCAATGGCGGCGCAGCCGAAGCAGTACGGGAAGGTTCGTGCCGTGCCGATGTCGGCGCTGCGCGAACGGCTGCTCGCAGACGGGGCGCAGCTGGCTTGA
- a CDS encoding Bug family tripartite tricarboxylate transporter substrate binding protein, translating to MNHTLRTVSRRTALSSIALALAATHAGTGWTADAWPNKTVRIIVPFAPGGGADSSARVLAEVLAPKLGQSVIVENRPGAGSAIGVMAAAQSKDGHTLLMGSNSMVINPVLNPSISYDVARDFDAVGMVSAQPLVLVVPAASKLTSFAELVAEAKARPGTLTAGNSGNGTLAHLTAELFAIQTQTAITSVPYKGESALVPDLIGGLVSCGFLNLPSVIAHIRSGRLRALAVSSPAPVAALPGVPTLRSLGQPSLEVQGWAALVAPKGTIPKEGLARLETLLTQALATDAVKTRFASLSVEPVASGRDATAQYLKDEGTRWQQVIKARGIKADS from the coding sequence ATGAACCACACCTTGCGGACCGTGAGCCGGCGCACGGCGCTATCCTCCATCGCGCTCGCCCTGGCTGCCACACATGCAGGAACTGGCTGGACCGCGGATGCGTGGCCGAACAAGACGGTGCGCATCATTGTTCCGTTTGCACCAGGCGGTGGCGCCGACAGTTCGGCGCGCGTGCTGGCCGAAGTGCTGGCGCCGAAGCTCGGCCAGAGCGTCATCGTGGAGAACCGGCCGGGCGCCGGCAGTGCCATCGGCGTGATGGCCGCCGCGCAGAGCAAGGACGGCCACACGCTGCTCATGGGCAGCAACAGCATGGTGATCAATCCGGTGCTGAATCCATCGATCAGCTACGACGTGGCCCGCGACTTCGATGCGGTCGGCATGGTGTCGGCGCAGCCTCTGGTCCTGGTCGTCCCTGCGGCATCGAAGCTGACCAGCTTTGCCGAGCTGGTTGCCGAAGCGAAGGCGCGGCCCGGCACGTTGACTGCCGGCAACAGCGGCAACGGCACGCTGGCGCACCTGACGGCCGAGCTGTTCGCGATCCAGACGCAAACCGCCATCACCAGTGTTCCCTACAAGGGCGAGAGCGCGCTGGTGCCCGACCTGATCGGGGGGCTGGTGTCTTGCGGATTCCTGAACCTGCCCAGCGTGATCGCGCACATCCGCTCGGGCCGACTGCGCGCGCTGGCCGTGTCTTCGCCCGCGCCCGTGGCCGCACTGCCGGGCGTGCCGACGCTGCGGTCGCTGGGCCAGCCCAGCCTCGAGGTGCAAGGCTGGGCCGCGCTGGTCGCGCCGAAGGGCACGATTCCAAAGGAAGGCCTTGCCCGCCTGGAAACGCTGCTGACGCAAGCCCTGGCAACCGATGCCGTGAAGACGCGTTTCGCTTCCCTGAGCGTCGAGCCCGTCGCCAGCGGCCGGGATGCCACGGCGCAGTACCTCAAAGACGAGGGCACGCGCTGGCAACAGGTGATCAAGGCACGCGGCATCAAGGCCGACTCGTGA